In one window of Polaromonas naphthalenivorans CJ2 DNA:
- a CDS encoding translocation/assembly module TamB domain-containing protein — protein MATSNKPKPKNKKAAPAAKPIRRWLKGAAWATAGVVALAVGATGTLWWWAGTEGSLDTALRWAGKSQPLTFESATGSLRAGGHIDQLDWQQDGITVNARDVSLAWQAWSLLQGRLKLDRFTAASVQVTDERAPTPMPTAPPNALGLPLQVALDEFSVGQFEYTGKTAFTASEIAGSYLYTGLQHQLDLKSVQVANGRYSGRAALTAAGPLTLDASLSGALDVAIANNPASVPLAFQATASGPLTELLVKAELQMTTPPAADAKKPVPQPQASASARVMPWAAQPLPQADATFRDLDIAALLPDMPQTLLTGSASVRPLESKTPAASPAWALQMQLANALPGPWDQKRLPLEQLETQGEWVNGTAMVRSLKAQLGGGELLASGEWTRPPPADKPDTAVPAAPAQAWQLKATLKRINPAKLHTQLAPLPLDGRAEASGQGASARFDASVQAVAGAGKPGNRPAPGTHSGQNNFLQQLRLRDAKATGSWNPQQAGGTLALSALRVRTDDAELSGQFEVQPTAKGGQGKLALTAPGLDARFNGELRKTSGNGELNLHGRDAGQALRWLQKLPGMPATVLNASASGSAELQATWQGGWQDPALQARLDMPSLDWIAATPKAATQAKVTPATPITPAAASPSLLKVRELQATLSGRLSQAQLGAQGRVEIDQRRYALQLSADGGRLKPAGNANAPLGESAWQGLLKQLSLSVEDPALGSGAWRLATRSPVPLKWTPARAGGGAFESGAGEALLTAPPGNASTAAPSQATLSWQPVRWRPGELVTAGKLTGLPIAWIELLAGPQMKGAGLGGSMVFDGQWDAVLGNTLKLNASLARSSGDITVQAEGVQGNPARVAAGVKQARISLETLGDALTLALVWDSERAGTASGQLKTRLFRAPGGQGVGGWLWPAEAPLSGQVRAQLPRIGVWSLLAPPGWRLRGSLGADIAISGTRAAPSLAGDLQANDLALRSVVDGIEFGNGRLRARLDGTRMRISEFTLQGAGDKGTGGSLTAQGEAGWIAGKPQVQLDAKLQQLRASIRTDRQLTVSGDVQASLKGEQTELTGKLVIDQARILLPDEGTPQLGDDVVVRTASGAATGQKAPSQTSAQTTDKAARPLKLAVDIDLGRDFRIQGKGIDTRIRGMLALSGNSLSDPRLLGTVRTFGGQYRAYGQRLDVEQGVIRFTGAIDNPALDILAIRPNLTQRVGVQITGTALLPSVRLYAQPELPDAEKLSWLVVGRASASGGAEAALLQQAALALLGSKSGGMSGGLAASLGLDELSFRGASSNADGTTTGGAVTLGKRFSRNFYAAYERSISGALGTLFVFYDLSRRFTLRAQAGQQSAVDLIFTIPYD, from the coding sequence ATGGCCACCTCGAACAAACCCAAGCCTAAAAACAAGAAGGCAGCGCCTGCGGCCAAGCCCATACGGCGATGGCTGAAAGGCGCTGCATGGGCCACGGCCGGCGTGGTTGCGCTGGCCGTCGGCGCAACAGGCACCCTGTGGTGGTGGGCCGGAACCGAAGGCTCGCTGGACACGGCGCTGCGCTGGGCCGGCAAGTCGCAGCCGCTGACGTTCGAGAGTGCCACGGGATCATTGCGGGCCGGCGGCCATATTGACCAGCTGGACTGGCAGCAAGACGGCATCACCGTCAATGCCCGCGATGTCAGCCTGGCCTGGCAGGCCTGGTCATTGCTGCAGGGAAGGCTCAAGCTCGACCGCTTTACCGCCGCCAGTGTGCAGGTCACCGACGAGCGTGCGCCAACGCCCATGCCAACCGCCCCGCCCAACGCGCTGGGTCTTCCCTTGCAGGTTGCGCTGGACGAATTCTCGGTGGGCCAGTTTGAATACACAGGCAAGACCGCATTCACCGCATCCGAAATAGCAGGCAGCTATCTCTACACCGGCCTGCAGCATCAGCTTGACCTGAAAAGCGTGCAGGTCGCCAACGGGCGCTACAGCGGGCGCGCCGCCCTGACGGCAGCCGGCCCGTTGACGCTGGACGCCAGCTTGTCGGGTGCGCTCGATGTTGCCATTGCGAATAATCCGGCATCGGTTCCGCTGGCATTCCAGGCCACGGCCAGCGGCCCGCTGACCGAGTTGCTGGTCAAGGCCGAACTGCAGATGACGACGCCCCCAGCCGCCGATGCCAAAAAACCTGTGCCGCAACCCCAGGCCAGCGCCAGCGCCCGCGTCATGCCGTGGGCGGCGCAGCCCCTGCCGCAAGCCGATGCCACCTTCCGCGACCTGGACATCGCGGCCTTGTTGCCAGACATGCCGCAAACCCTGCTGACCGGCAGCGCCAGCGTTCGGCCGCTTGAAAGCAAAACCCCCGCCGCCAGCCCGGCCTGGGCCTTGCAAATGCAACTGGCCAATGCCCTGCCCGGCCCGTGGGACCAGAAACGCCTGCCGCTGGAACAACTGGAAACCCAGGGCGAATGGGTCAATGGCACAGCCATGGTGCGCAGCCTCAAGGCGCAACTGGGCGGCGGCGAACTGCTGGCCAGCGGCGAATGGACCCGGCCACCACCGGCCGACAAGCCCGACACGGCAGTCCCTGCAGCGCCCGCGCAGGCCTGGCAACTGAAAGCCACGCTCAAACGCATTAATCCGGCCAAGTTGCATACCCAACTCGCGCCCTTGCCACTGGACGGCCGGGCCGAGGCCAGCGGCCAGGGTGCCAGCGCGCGCTTTGATGCCAGCGTTCAGGCCGTGGCAGGCGCAGGCAAACCGGGTAACAGGCCAGCGCCCGGAACCCATTCCGGCCAGAACAATTTCCTGCAGCAACTGCGCCTGCGTGACGCCAAGGCCACCGGCAGCTGGAATCCGCAACAGGCGGGCGGCACCCTGGCGCTGTCGGCCCTGCGGGTGCGCACCGACGACGCCGAACTGAGCGGCCAGTTCGAAGTCCAGCCCACAGCAAAAGGCGGCCAGGGCAAGCTGGCACTGACGGCCCCCGGCCTGGACGCCCGGTTCAATGGCGAATTGCGCAAAACCAGCGGCAACGGTGAATTGAACCTGCACGGCCGCGATGCCGGCCAGGCCCTGCGCTGGCTGCAAAAACTCCCCGGCATGCCAGCCACGGTGTTGAACGCTTCGGCCAGCGGCAGCGCCGAACTGCAAGCAACATGGCAAGGCGGCTGGCAGGACCCGGCCCTGCAGGCGCGGCTGGACATGCCTTCGCTGGACTGGATTGCGGCCACGCCCAAGGCGGCAACACAGGCCAAAGTCACGCCGGCCACGCCAATCACGCCCGCAGCAGCAAGCCCAAGCCTGCTCAAGGTCCGCGAACTGCAAGCCACGCTGTCCGGCCGCTTGAGCCAGGCGCAGCTGGGCGCGCAGGGCCGGGTCGAAATCGACCAGCGCCGCTACGCACTGCAATTGTCAGCCGATGGTGGCCGACTGAAACCGGCGGGCAATGCCAATGCGCCGCTGGGCGAATCAGCCTGGCAGGGTCTGCTCAAGCAACTCAGCCTGAGCGTTGAAGACCCGGCCCTGGGCAGCGGCGCATGGCGGCTTGCCACCCGCAGCCCGGTGCCGCTCAAGTGGACACCGGCACGCGCTGGCGGCGGAGCCTTTGAAAGTGGCGCTGGCGAAGCGCTGTTGACAGCACCACCCGGCAATGCATCTACTGCTGCGCCGTCCCAGGCCACGCTGTCGTGGCAACCCGTGCGCTGGCGACCCGGCGAACTGGTGACGGCCGGCAAGCTCACCGGCTTGCCGATTGCCTGGATCGAGTTGCTGGCCGGTCCGCAAATGAAGGGGGCGGGCCTGGGCGGCAGCATGGTGTTTGACGGCCAATGGGATGCCGTGCTCGGTAACACTCTCAAACTCAATGCCAGCCTGGCGCGCAGCAGCGGCGACATCACGGTGCAGGCCGAAGGCGTGCAAGGCAACCCCGCGCGGGTGGCCGCCGGCGTCAAGCAGGCGCGGATTTCACTGGAAACCCTGGGGGACGCCCTGACGCTTGCCCTGGTCTGGGACAGCGAACGCGCCGGCACGGCCAGCGGCCAGCTCAAAACGCGACTGTTTCGCGCACCCGGCGGGCAAGGCGTGGGTGGCTGGCTCTGGCCTGCCGAGGCACCGCTGAGCGGCCAGGTGCGCGCGCAGTTGCCGCGCATCGGCGTCTGGTCATTGCTGGCGCCACCGGGCTGGCGGCTGCGCGGCTCGCTGGGGGCCGATATCGCCATCAGCGGAACCCGTGCCGCCCCCAGCCTGGCAGGTGATTTGCAGGCCAATGACCTGGCCTTGCGTTCGGTCGTCGATGGCATCGAGTTCGGCAACGGCCGCCTGCGCGCCCGGCTGGACGGAACGCGCATGCGCATCAGCGAATTCACCTTGCAGGGCGCAGGCGACAAAGGCACCGGCGGCAGCCTCACGGCGCAGGGTGAAGCCGGCTGGATAGCCGGCAAACCCCAGGTGCAGCTCGACGCCAAACTGCAGCAGCTACGCGCCAGCATCCGCACCGATCGGCAGCTGACGGTCTCGGGCGATGTGCAGGCCAGCCTCAAGGGCGAACAAACCGAACTCACCGGCAAGCTGGTGATTGACCAGGCGCGCATCCTGCTGCCCGACGAAGGCACGCCGCAACTGGGCGACGATGTGGTCGTGCGTACCGCCAGCGGCGCGGCGACAGGCCAGAAGGCACCGTCGCAAACCAGCGCGCAAACCACCGACAAGGCCGCCCGGCCGCTCAAGCTGGCGGTGGACATCGACCTGGGACGCGATTTCCGGATTCAGGGCAAGGGCATTGACACGCGGATTCGCGGCATGCTGGCGCTCAGCGGCAATTCGCTCAGCGACCCGCGCCTGCTGGGCACCGTCAGAACCTTTGGCGGGCAATACCGCGCCTACGGCCAGCGCCTCGATGTCGAGCAGGGCGTGATTCGCTTTACCGGAGCGATTGACAACCCGGCGCTCGACATTCTGGCGATACGCCCCAACCTCACGCAGCGCGTCGGCGTACAGATCACCGGCACCGCGCTGCTGCCCAGCGTGCGGCTGTATGCGCAGCCCGAGTTGCCGGACGCCGAAAAGCTGTCGTGGCTGGTGGTCGGCCGGGCCTCGGCCTCGGGCGGCGCCGAAGCGGCCCTGCTGCAGCAGGCCGCGCTCGCCCTGCTGGGCAGCAAAAGCGGCGGCATGTCGGGCGGGCTGGCCGCCTCGCTGGGGCTGGACGAGCTGTCGTTCCGGGGCGCGTCCAGCAATGCGGACGGCACCACCACGGGCGGCGCCGTCACGCTGGGCAAGCGCTTTTCGCGCAACTTTTATGCGGCTTATGAACGCAGTATTTCGGGCGCCTTGGGAACGCTGTTTGTGTTCTATGACCTGTCGCGGCGCTTCACCCTTCGCGCCCAGGCCGGCCAGCAAAGCGCGGTGGACCTGATCTTCACCATTCCCTACGACTGA
- a CDS encoding autotransporter assembly complex protein TamA, which yields MTHFSTYHARTAAGVMPAPSRLAFTCVALTALLLGPAASAQTAAPVSPASTSMSSGSTPPSSVQQTAPPPAPPPEKIEPVDTPQGAVGPTSAAPEVTAFDIAVRAPAEVQELLEKHLELQRYRAVTDLDEAELARLIVLAERNVRNLVGTLGYFSPDIRITREGGVNEHPVIVVAVDPGQATNIGPVAITFAGDIAVSPDADATAQRTEIERDWRLPTGLRFTQDAWSSAKTQALRQLVARRYPAGKLAGSLADVDAPGRIASLRVDLDSGPLYRLGPMQVSGVERYDPALVPRLARLNQGDIYDLNQLVQAQQRLAASGYFDSAYVFINPENDPLAVPVQVQVREAKLQKVVLGVGMTTDSGPRASVEHTHHRVPGIGWRAVTKLQLEKKSPFVQTEWTSIPDEANWRWGVLGRVERINDNELITQAQRLRFGRSQAGDRIDRNIYVQYDRANVQGAGLLGNSAADTGDGSALTANYVWTGRYFDSLPFPAKGYALGFELGAGTTLGKDRQPFTRTVGRWMGIKPLERGRIAMRAEAGAVLARDTANIPATQLFRTGGDNTVRGYGYRDIGIKLANGVIGPGRYLAVGSVEWQRPITLKGRPSEFEHTVFIDAGAVADKPQDLSPSFGIGTGVRWRSPIGPLQIDLAYGLKVRQARLHISVGFVF from the coding sequence GTGACCCATTTCAGTACCTACCACGCGCGAACGGCCGCAGGGGTGATGCCAGCGCCCTCCCGCCTTGCTTTCACCTGCGTTGCCTTGACGGCCCTGCTCCTGGGGCCTGCAGCCAGCGCGCAAACCGCCGCGCCAGTATCGCCCGCCAGCACGTCCATGTCTTCCGGATCGACGCCGCCGTCCAGCGTCCAGCAAACCGCGCCGCCACCGGCACCTCCCCCCGAAAAAATCGAACCCGTGGACACGCCGCAAGGCGCTGTCGGCCCGACCAGCGCCGCGCCCGAGGTCACCGCGTTTGACATTGCCGTTCGCGCCCCGGCAGAGGTGCAGGAACTGCTTGAAAAACACCTTGAACTGCAACGCTACCGTGCCGTCACCGATCTGGATGAAGCCGAACTGGCGCGCCTGATCGTGCTGGCCGAACGCAATGTGCGCAACCTGGTCGGCACGCTCGGCTACTTCAGCCCCGACATCCGCATCACCCGCGAAGGCGGCGTCAACGAACACCCCGTCATCGTGGTGGCCGTTGATCCCGGACAAGCCACGAATATCGGCCCGGTGGCCATCACCTTTGCGGGCGACATTGCCGTCTCGCCGGACGCCGACGCGACGGCCCAGCGCACTGAAATAGAGCGCGACTGGCGCTTGCCGACAGGGCTGCGCTTTACCCAGGACGCCTGGAGCAGCGCCAAGACCCAGGCCTTGCGGCAACTGGTGGCCCGCCGCTACCCGGCCGGCAAGCTGGCCGGCAGCCTGGCCGACGTGGATGCCCCAGGCCGCATCGCCAGCCTGAGGGTCGATCTGGACTCGGGGCCGCTGTACCGGCTCGGCCCGATGCAGGTCAGCGGCGTGGAACGCTACGACCCGGCGCTGGTGCCGCGACTGGCGCGCCTGAACCAGGGTGATATTTACGACCTGAACCAGCTGGTGCAGGCGCAGCAGCGGCTGGCTGCCAGCGGTTATTTTGATTCGGCCTATGTCTTCATCAACCCCGAGAACGACCCGCTGGCTGTTCCCGTGCAGGTGCAGGTGCGTGAAGCCAAGCTGCAAAAGGTCGTTCTGGGCGTGGGCATGACCACCGACAGCGGGCCGCGTGCATCGGTGGAGCACACGCATCACCGGGTGCCGGGCATCGGCTGGCGCGCCGTCACCAAGCTGCAGCTGGAGAAAAAATCGCCCTTTGTCCAGACCGAATGGACCTCCATCCCGGATGAAGCGAACTGGCGCTGGGGGGTGCTGGGCCGCGTCGAGCGGATCAATGACAATGAATTGATCACCCAGGCGCAGCGGCTGCGGTTTGGCCGGTCGCAGGCCGGCGACCGGATCGACCGCAACATTTATGTGCAATACGACCGCGCCAATGTTCAGGGCGCGGGCCTGCTGGGCAATTCCGCAGCCGATACCGGCGACGGCTCGGCGCTGACGGCCAATTACGTCTGGACCGGCCGCTACTTTGACAGCCTGCCGTTTCCCGCCAAGGGTTATGCCCTTGGCTTCGAGCTGGGTGCCGGCACCACACTGGGCAAAGACCGCCAGCCGTTTACCCGCACGGTGGGCCGCTGGATGGGCATCAAGCCGCTGGAGCGCGGCCGCATCGCCATGCGCGCGGAAGCCGGCGCCGTGCTGGCCAGGGACACGGCCAACATCCCGGCCACCCAGCTGTTTCGCACCGGCGGCGACAACACGGTGCGCGGCTACGGCTACCGCGACATCGGCATCAAGCTGGCCAACGGCGTGATCGGTCCCGGCCGCTACCTGGCGGTCGGCAGCGTCGAGTGGCAGCGGCCCATCACGCTCAAGGGTCGGCCCAGCGAGTTCGAGCACACGGTATTCATCGACGCCGGTGCCGTGGCCGACAAGCCGCAAGACCTGAGCCCTTCCTTCGGCATCGGCACCGGCGTGCGCTGGAGAAGCCCGATTGGACCGTTGCAGATTGACCTGGCCTATGGCCTGAAGGTCAGGCAGGCGCGCCTGCACATCAGCGTGGGCTTTGTCTTCTGA
- a CDS encoding vWA domain-containing protein, whose translation MLIDFFYTLRSAKLPVSVKEFLMLLEALQAGVVGPNSGKADGPDGEISEGAYKIDDFYYLSRTVLVKDEKHYDKFDRAFASYFKGVEMIADFTRDIPLEWLRKNLELELSPEDKAKIEKMGWDELMETLKKRFEEQKERHEGGSKWIGTGGTSPFGANGFNPQGIRIGQEKSRNRSAVKVWDQRAYKDYDDTQELGTRNIKVALRRLRKFARQGNQEELDLDDTIRSTAANAGWLDIKMVPERHNNVKVLLLMDVGGTMDDHIHRVEEMFSAVKAEFKHLEFYYFHNCVYDFMWKNNRRRFAEKFPTWDIIRKYNKDYKLIFVGDATMSPYEILQAGGSVEYNNEEAGAEWLQRLTSAFPKFAWINPEPQGIWQYRQSIGVVQQLMGQRMYPLTLKGLEEAIRLLSK comes from the coding sequence ATGCTGATTGATTTTTTCTACACCCTGCGCTCGGCCAAACTGCCGGTTTCGGTTAAGGAATTCCTGATGCTGCTCGAAGCGCTGCAGGCCGGCGTGGTCGGCCCCAACAGCGGCAAGGCGGACGGTCCCGATGGCGAGATCAGCGAAGGCGCCTACAAGATCGACGACTTCTATTACCTGAGCCGCACCGTGCTGGTGAAGGACGAAAAGCACTACGACAAGTTCGACCGCGCCTTTGCCAGCTATTTCAAGGGCGTGGAGATGATTGCCGACTTCACCAGGGACATTCCCCTGGAATGGCTGCGCAAGAACCTGGAGCTTGAACTGAGCCCCGAGGACAAGGCGAAGATCGAAAAGATGGGCTGGGACGAGCTGATGGAAACGCTGAAGAAGCGTTTTGAAGAGCAAAAAGAGCGCCACGAAGGCGGCAGCAAGTGGATAGGCACCGGCGGCACCTCGCCCTTCGGCGCCAACGGTTTCAACCCGCAGGGCATCCGCATCGGCCAGGAAAAAAGCCGCAACCGCAGCGCGGTGAAAGTCTGGGACCAGCGCGCCTACAAGGATTACGACGACACGCAGGAACTCGGCACGCGCAACATCAAGGTCGCGCTACGCCGCCTGCGCAAGTTTGCCCGCCAGGGCAACCAGGAGGAACTCGACCTGGACGACACCATCCGCTCGACCGCCGCCAACGCCGGCTGGCTGGACATCAAGATGGTTCCCGAGCGCCACAACAATGTGAAGGTGCTGCTGCTGATGGACGTCGGCGGCACCATGGACGACCACATCCACCGCGTCGAGGAAATGTTCTCCGCCGTCAAGGCCGAATTCAAGCACCTGGAGTTTTACTATTTCCACAACTGCGTCTATGACTTCATGTGGAAAAACAACCGCCGCCGCTTTGCCGAGAAGTTTCCGACCTGGGACATCATCCGCAAGTACAACAAGGACTACAAGCTGATCTTTGTCGGCGACGCCACCATGAGCCCCTACGAAATCCTGCAGGCCGGCGGCAGCGTGGAATACAACAACGAGGAAGCCGGCGCCGAATGGCTGCAGCGGCTGACCAGCGCCTTTCCAAAGTTTGCCTGGATCAACCCGGAGCCGCAGGGCATCTGGCAATACCGCCAGAGCATCGGCGTGGTCCAGCAGCTGATGGGCCAGCGCATGTACCCCCTGACCCTCAAAGGGCTTGAGGAAGCAATCCGGCTGCTCTCGAAATGA
- a CDS encoding GNAT family N-acetyltransferase: protein MNFVQPVTLATRGVELVPLALEHEAGLRAAAADGELWKLRVTSVPEPEQTQAYIEAALAARQDGNRLAFAVRDQASGTVLGSTSYHDILQAVRRVEIGYTWYAARCQRTHANTTCKLLMLTHAFETLGCNVVGWRTDNFNFASQAAIERLGAKKDGVIRGHALRRDGTIRDTVMYSLRSGEWPEVKAQLLYLLGKPHH, encoded by the coding sequence ATGAACTTTGTCCAGCCAGTCACCCTGGCAACGCGAGGCGTGGAACTCGTCCCGCTGGCGCTGGAGCACGAAGCCGGGCTGCGTGCGGCGGCTGCCGATGGAGAACTCTGGAAGCTGCGCGTCACCTCGGTGCCCGAGCCCGAGCAAACCCAAGCCTATATTGAAGCCGCACTGGCAGCCAGGCAGGATGGCAACCGCCTTGCTTTTGCGGTGCGTGACCAGGCCAGCGGAACCGTGCTGGGCAGCACCAGCTACCACGACATTCTTCAGGCGGTCAGGCGCGTCGAGATTGGCTACACCTGGTATGCCGCTCGCTGCCAGCGCACCCACGCCAATACCACCTGCAAGCTGCTGATGCTCACACATGCGTTTGAAACCTTGGGCTGCAACGTGGTGGGCTGGCGAACCGACAATTTCAACTTTGCCTCGCAAGCGGCGATTGAGCGGCTGGGCGCCAAGAAAGACGGCGTGATCCGGGGCCACGCCTTGCGCCGCGACGGCACCATCCGCGACACCGTGATGTACAGCCTGCGCAGCGGTGAATGGCCCGAAGTGAAAGCGCAGCTGCTGTACCTGCTCGGCAAGCCGCACCATTGA
- a CDS encoding AAA family ATPase: MKFQGSKNYVATPDLMLAVNAASTLTRPLLVKGEPGTGKTMLAEEVAQALSLPLLQWHIKSTTKAQQGLYEYDAVSRLRDSQLGDEKVKDIHNYIVKGVLWQAFTADEPVALLIDEIDKADIEFPNDLLREIDRMEFYCYETRELVRAKHRPLVFITSNNEKELPDAFLRRCFFHYIKFPDADTMKSIVDVHFPTLKKELLAAAMKTFYDVRNLPGLKKKPSTSELLDWLKLLVAEDIPLEALQSSDQKVAVPPLIGALLKNEQDVTLFEKLVFMQRNNR; the protein is encoded by the coding sequence ATGAAATTTCAAGGCTCGAAAAACTATGTTGCCACGCCGGACCTGATGCTGGCCGTCAATGCCGCCTCCACCCTGACGCGGCCGCTGCTGGTCAAGGGCGAGCCCGGCACCGGCAAGACCATGCTGGCCGAGGAAGTGGCGCAGGCCCTGAGCCTTCCGCTGCTGCAATGGCACATCAAATCGACCACCAAGGCGCAGCAGGGCCTGTATGAATACGATGCGGTGTCGCGCCTGCGGGATTCGCAGCTGGGCGATGAAAAGGTCAAGGACATCCACAACTACATCGTCAAGGGCGTGCTGTGGCAGGCTTTCACGGCAGACGAGCCCGTGGCCCTGCTGATTGATGAAATCGACAAGGCCGACATCGAGTTTCCCAACGACTTGCTGCGCGAAATCGACCGCATGGAGTTTTACTGCTACGAAACGCGGGAACTCGTCCGCGCAAAGCACCGGCCCTTGGTGTTCATCACGTCCAACAACGAAAAAGAATTGCCCGACGCCTTCTTGCGCCGCTGCTTTTTCCACTACATCAAGTTCCCCGATGCCGACACCATGAAGAGCATCGTGGACGTGCATTTCCCCACGCTCAAGAAAGAACTGCTGGCAGCCGCGATGAAGACGTTCTACGACGTTCGCAACCTGCCCGGCCTGAAGAAGAAACCCTCGACCAGCGAACTGCTCGACTGGCTCAAGCTGCTGGTGGCCGAAGACATTCCGCTCGAAGCGCTGCAAAGCAGCGACCAGAAGGTCGCCGTGCCGCCGCTCATCGGCGCGCTGCTGAAGAACGAGCAGGACGTGACGCTGTTTGAAAAACTGGTGTTCATGCAGCGCAACAACCGTTGA
- a CDS encoding c-type cytochrome, with translation MNKLFTSIFVLAVSSVTVASLAQDIKGDANAGQTKNAMCIGCHGIKGYQSSFPEVYKVPMISGQNAGYISAALHEYKKGNRKHPTMRSIADTLNDQDIADLAAYYSTHGVVAGAELPAKPAKEPSVEVQALLNKANCASCHGANFSQPIDPSYPKIAGQHADYLFVALKAYKADNGANANAKVGRAHPIMGGMAKQYTNAELKAMANYLSSVPGDLKVIPESRFR, from the coding sequence ATGAATAAGCTGTTCACCTCGATATTTGTCCTGGCTGTCTCTTCGGTGACGGTTGCAAGCCTTGCCCAGGACATCAAGGGCGATGCCAATGCAGGCCAGACCAAGAATGCCATGTGCATCGGCTGCCACGGCATCAAGGGCTACCAGTCGTCCTTTCCCGAGGTGTACAAGGTTCCCATGATTTCAGGCCAGAACGCCGGCTATATTTCTGCTGCGCTGCATGAGTATAAAAAAGGTAATCGCAAGCATCCCACCATGCGCAGCATCGCCGATACGCTGAACGACCAGGATATTGCCGACCTGGCCGCTTACTACAGCACGCATGGCGTGGTGGCCGGTGCGGAGCTTCCCGCCAAGCCGGCAAAAGAGCCCAGTGTTGAAGTTCAGGCCCTGCTGAACAAAGCCAATTGCGCGTCATGCCACGGCGCCAATTTCAGCCAGCCCATCGACCCTTCCTACCCCAAGATTGCGGGCCAGCATGCCGACTACCTGTTCGTGGCGCTGAAGGCCTACAAGGCCGACAACGGCGCCAATGCCAACGCAAAGGTCGGCCGCGCCCACCCCATCATGGGCGGCATGGCCAAGCAGTACACCAATGCCGAACTCAAGGCCATGGCCAACTACCTGTCATCCGTGCCGGGCGACCTCAAGGTGATTCCCGAAAGCCGCTTCCGCTAA